In Stegostoma tigrinum isolate sSteTig4 chromosome 33, sSteTig4.hap1, whole genome shotgun sequence, one genomic interval encodes:
- the LOC125467277 gene encoding gonadotropin-releasing hormone II receptor-like: MDSLTSLNQSGRIHLSESEARIGRPTPPEPWIAPGFTVAAKARVIVTFCFFTVSMCSNTAVLLSVIKKRNSHIRNLILSLTIADLMVTVLVMPLDAVWNITVQWYAGDIACKALNFLKLFAMYASALVLVVISVDRLSAVLNPFSFILATHRNKLMLSMAWITSMLLAAPQLFIFQVQNVYGMNFTQCVTYGSFTEHWHQTFYNMFTFITLYVTPLTVMVICYSRILWELSKQMKGNRERTQNDYILKARMKTLKMTIVIVVSFIVCWTPYYLLGLWYWFNQNVLKNVPEYVSHILFLFALLHTCSDPIIYGFYTPSFRKDILTCWRGTRAEITRNETKHTGKPVTAKPLQDDTNGNILNHIEMVSVIPN; this comes from the exons ATGGATTCATTAACTTCTTTGAATCAGTCAGGAAGGATACATCTTTCAGAGTCTGAAGCCCGTATTGGAAGGCCCACTCCTCCAGAGCCTTGGATTGCACCAGGATTCACCGTTGCAGCCAAAGCCCGTGTAATCGTGACTTTCTGTTTCTTCACTGTATCGATGTGCAGCAACACAGCCGTTCTGCTCAGCGTCATCAAAAAAAGGAACTCACACATCCGCAACCTGATCTTGAGCCTCACCATCGCTGACCTAATGGTGACTGTTTTGGTGATGCCACTAGATGCAGTGTGGAATATAACTGTTCAGTGGTATGCGGGTGATATAGCGTGCAAGGCTCTGAACTTCCTGAAGCTATTTGCCATGTACGCTTCTGCGCTTGTCCTGGTGGTCATCAGTGTGGATCGTCTTTCGGCTGTCTTGAACCCATTCAGTTTCATCCTCGCCACTCACAGGAACAAGTTAATGCTTTCCATGGCATGGATCACAAGCATGCTCCTGGCCGCTCCCCAG ctCTTCATTTTTCAGGTGCAGAATGTCTACGGCATGAACTTCACCCAGTGTGTGACGTATGGGAGCTTCACTGAACACTGGCACCAAACCTTCTACAACATGTTCACCTTCATCACCCTGTATGTGACGCCTCTCACTGTCATGGTGATCTGTTACAGCAGGATTCTGTGGGAATTAAGTAAACAGATGAAAGGAAATAGAG AAAGAACACAGAATGACTACATATTAAAGGCACGAATGAAAACTCTCAAAATGACCATTGTCATTGTTGTGTCCTTCATCGTCTGCTGGACCCCATATTACCTCCTCGGACTTTGGTATTGGTTCAATCAAAACGTATTGAAGAATGTGCCAGAATATGTCAGTCACATACTGTTCTTATTTGCCTTGCTACATACCTGCTCAGATCCAATTATCTACGGGTTTTACACACCGTCCTTTAGAAAGGATATCTTGACATGTTGGAGAGGGACAAGAGCAGAGATCACAAGGAACGAAACAAAACACACTGGAAAACCAGTCACTGCCAAACCCCTACAAGATGACACAAATGGCAACATCCTTAATCACATCGAGATGGTATCTGTAATCCCCAATTGA